From one Triticum urartu cultivar G1812 chromosome 3, Tu2.1, whole genome shotgun sequence genomic stretch:
- the LOC125546187 gene encoding gamma-secretase subunit APH1-like, whose protein sequence is MTVAAGVGYALIALGPAFSLFAGVIARKPFLVLTLLSSTLFWLISLIVLSGIWRGFLPLKSGVWWPYVILILTSVAFQEGTRLVFWRLYKKMEEMLDAFADRISKPRLCLTDKMLISLAGGLGHGLAHAVFFCLSLLTPAFGQATFYVERCSRMPFFLVSAIIALGFLVIHTSLMVIAFNGYGERKKRDQIFVPVVHLIAAVMTLINLVPGGCLVGTPLLCITAAMTLYYSWQVVGQRITEHQHRQS, encoded by the exons atgacggtggcggcgggggtgGGCTACGCGCTCATCGCGCTGGGCCCCGCTTTCTCCCTCTTCGCCGGCGTCATCGCCAGGAAGCCCTTCCTCGTCCTCACCCTCCTCTCCAG CACGTTGTTTTGGCTTATAAGTTTGATCGTCCTCTCGGGAATATGGAGGGGGTTTCTTCCTCTAAAATCAGGAGTGTGGTGGCCATATGTCATTTTGATCCTTACATCTGTTGCATTTCAAGAAGGCACCCGTCTTGTGTTCTGGAGGCTCTACAA GAAAATGGAAGAGATGCTAGATGCCTTTGCTGACAGAATATCTAAACCACGTCTCTGTTTGACAGACAAGATGCTAATCTCTTTGG CTGGTGGTTTAGGTCATGGACTGGCTCATGCGGTCTTTTTCTGCCTCAGCCTCCTAACTCCAGCATTTGGTCAAGCAACGTTTTATGTCGAGAGGTGCTCAAGGATGCCATTTTTTCTTGTGTCAG CAATTATTGCACTTGGGTTCTTGGTCATCCATACTTCCTTGATGGTTATTGCTTTTAATGGATATGGAGAGAGAAAGAAGAGGGACCAAATCTTTGTCCCAGTGGTTCACCTGATTGCTGCTGTGATG ACATTGATCAACCTTGTGCCAGGGGGTTGCCTTGTCGGTACACCTTTACTGTGCATAACGGCTGCGATGACCTTGTACTACTCCTGGCAAGTGGTGGGGCAGAGAATAACAGAGCACCAACATCGACAGTCTTAA
- the LOC125546188 gene encoding mitochondrial import inner membrane translocase subunit PAM16 like 2-like, with product MAGRLLGQLLVMGGAVVGRAVVQAYRQAIVNAQRTGAAQEAVNGIRRASKAMTEQEARQILGISEKTSWEEIVKKYDTMFEKNAKSGSFYLQSKVHRAKECLESIYHDKPDIMN from the exons ATG GCAGGGCGGCTCCTCGGGCAACTCCTCGTCATGGGCGGCGCCGTCGTCGGCAGGGCCGTGGTGCAGGCCTACCGCCAGGCCATCGTCA ATGCACAGAGAACCGGAGCTGCCCAGGAAGCTGTGAATGGTATTCGAAGGGCTAGCAAGGCTATGACCGAGCAAGAAGCCCGGCAAATATTAGGTATCAGTGAAAAGACGAGTTGGGAAGAGATTGTCAAG AAGTATGATACGATGTTTGAGAAGAATGCCAAGAGCGGAAGCTTCTATCTCCAATCGAAAGTACACCGGGCCAAAGAATGTCTGGAGTCCATATACCATGATAAGCCCGACATAATGAACTGA